Proteins found in one Artemia franciscana chromosome 13, ASM3288406v1, whole genome shotgun sequence genomic segment:
- the LOC136034806 gene encoding protein strawberry notch homolog 1-like has product MAFNMKINNTESESHREEYNFGGPGNLKATYGSLTVDTFPCLIKNNIRERKKACISDSIVENAPAMLFDMGRETSVSGISDSAEFTAMMDISNFGNTKAPFCQAVPPSIGIERKMAYKSDSATTKTQARPDMLDNVSTERKVSYIPNFTTSNAPKRLVVSSNIGIKREVKCIPDYFATKTTTHPAILYDLGTERKVAGANDSVAAKTQKFPTVPYAMVKPMIVPRNLTYGFKKTQFKSKGSSRIIKQGTTTRNPNFSKKINREWGNLIDSDEELGIMNTYVDYIPAKLKIGYAHPDSTVETVSLSSVDPPDVTYKLSLPSDVIEERKLSTLQLEAITYACQQHEKRLPDGKRAGFLLGDGAGMGKGRTISGMVLENYILGRKRVLWVSVSSDLKIDAERDLRDIGAAKIKVYALNKLKYDDDVSSLTNKSIKKGVLFSTYASLIAHSSGGGKYNTRLQMITEWLGPNFDGLIIFDECHRAKNLIHENESGKPTKTAIAVCSLQDVLPNARIVYASATGATVPKNMRYMSRLGLWGDGCSFPQPGSFFYSIEKKGVGVMELVAMNMKARGVYVARQLSFAGVGFEIQEIKMNPQFIQVYNESVDFWNDMRKKFQTAINLTQRPEAPIWRQFWSAHQRFFKYMCIASKVDDTVKIAREEVKNGKSVVIGLLTTGEAGTLRMMDQEEDRTSFVSTAKGVIQLLIENSFPSTNQVDDTKQVIEKNYLEELNVQPNEGRKRKTATQPMLKNKMMRLDDPLSDMKNEILRKLSELGKKLPPNTLDLLIDELGGPNEVAEMTGRKHRMVKDSLGNVKYESRANAEVTTDMWNVWEREKFQNGDKNIAIISEAASSGISLHADKRALNTKRRVHITLELPWSADRATQQLGRTHRSNQIHPPAYVLLVSDLAGERRFASIVAKRLACLGALTHADRKAGAARNLSQFNIYGDHGKLALNLFMRAIEHQEEVSVKIPDNYKGNFMEDARAALVSVGMLPNFKDITARAKDKIARFLNRLLGVKVCLQNAMFEFYMDIFADVVNKAKDTNNYDYGILDLGEVKILESNWFDYRHATGPSKVVLCKVEVERGKTWQMVSRYKIATDNHEGFYLLNRPRQGCRYGPVLVTRSIKKKLTGDESFVITRPVRRTKLEKISFADLNRKYRQVHADEAKEHWETHYEHSKENCYHIYSKGYCKKSDCMEGKLRCNFWILKGDIMTVWPKLEPITEAWKKVQVARINIQTQKDIGILVPTNEVSIIIETLKEDALSTEIQLE; this is encoded by the coding sequence ATGGCTTTTAATATGAAAATCAATAATACAGAAAGTGAATCACATAGAGAAGAATACAATTTTGGTGGTCCTGGCAATTTAAAAGCTACATATGGTAGCCTCACCGTGGATACATTTCCCTGTTTgatcaaaaataatattagagaaagaaaaaaggcaTGTATATCCGATTCTATTGTTGAAAACGCTCCAGCCATGCTATTTGATATGGGAAGAGAAACAAGTGTATCAGGTATATCAGATTCAGCTGAATTTACAGCAATGATGGACATATCAAACTTTGGCAATACGAAGGCTCCATTCTGTCAAGCAGTGCCACCTAGTATCGGAATAGAAAGGAAAATGGCATATAAATCAGACTCTGCTACTACAAAAACTCAAGCGCGTCCTGACATGCTGGATAACGTTAGCACAGAAAGAAAAGTGTCATACATACCAAATTTTACCACTTCAAATGCTCCAAAGCGTCTAGTAGTTTCATCCAATATTGGAATAAAAAGAGAAGTGAAATGTATACCAGATTATTTTGCTACAAAGACTACAACACATCCAGCAATTCTGTATGATCTTGGAACAGAAAGGAAAGTGGCAGGCGCAAATGATTCAGTTGCTGCAAAGACTCAAAAGTTTCCAACAGTACCATATGCTATGGTAAAGCCAATGATTGTTCCCAGAAATTTAACATATGGCTtcaaaaaaactcaattcaaaAGCAAAGGCAGTAGTCGAATTATAAAACAGGGTACTACAACAAGGAatccaaatttttccaaaaagattAACAGAGAATGGGGAAATCTGATTGATAGTGATGAGGAACTTGGAATCATGAATACATATGTAGATTATATACctgcaaaacttaaaattgggTACGCACACCCAGATTCTACTGTTGAGACTGTAAGTCTTTCAAGTGTAGATCCTCCTGATGTTACTTATAAATTATCTCTTCCCAGTGATGTCATTGAGGAGCGAAAACTTTCCACCCTTCAGCTGGAAGCAATCACTTATGCTTGTCAACAACATGAAAAGCGACTTCCAGATGGCAAAAGAGCTGGTTTTCTACTTGGTGACGGCGCTGGCATGGGGAAGGGGAGAACAATATCTGGAATGGTTcttgaaaattacattttgggACGGAAGAGAGTATTGTGGGTGTCTGTCAGCTCTGACTTGAAGATTGACGCAGAAAGGGATCTCCGAGACATTGGAGCTGCCAAAATCAAAGTCTATGCGCTAAATAAGCTTAAGTACGATGACGATGTTAGTTCTTTAACAAATAAAAGTATCAAGAAAGGAGTCCTCTTTAGCACGTATGCATCTCTTATTGCTCATTCATCTGGCGGGGGTAAATATAACACTCGTTTACAGATGATTACAGAATGGCTTGGGCCGAATTTCGATGGACTTATCATTTTTGATGAATGCCACCGGGCAAAAAACCTGATACATGAAAATGAATCGGGAAAGCCGACAAAAACTGCAATTGCTGTATGTTCTCTCCAAGATGTATTGCCGAATGCAAGAATTGTCTATGCCTCAGCCACTGGTGCAACTGTGCCTAAGAATATGAGATATATGAGTCGCTTAGGCCTATGGGGTGATGGATGCTCATTCCCACAACCTGGTAGTTTCTTTTactccattgaaaaaaaaggagttgGAGTAATGGAACTTGTGGCAATGAACATGAAAGCAAGAGGCGTTTATGTAGCCAGACAGCTTTCATTTGCTGGAGTGGGTTTTGAAAttcaagaaattaaaatgaatccTCAGTTCATTCAAGTCTATAACGAATCAGTTGATTTCTGGAATGATATGCGAAAGAAATTTCAAACAGCAATTAATCTCACTCAAAGACCTGAAGCTCCGATTTGGCGCCAATTTTGGTCTGCCCATCaaaggtttttcaaatatatgtgCATTGCTTCAAAAGTCGATGATACTGTAAAAATAGCTAGGGAAGAGGTAAAAAATGGCAAAAGTGTTGTCATTGGTTTACTTACTACTGGTGAGGCTGGAACCCTAAGGATGATGGATCAAGAAGAAGACAGAACAAGCTTTGTATCGACTGCCAAGGGTGTAATCCAACTTCTTATTGAAAACTCTTTTCCAAGCACAAACCAAGTTGATGATACCAAACAagtgattgaaaaaaattacttagaaGAGCTAAATGTACAACCAAATGAAGGTAGAAAACGCAAAACTGCTACCCAGCCAATGCTGAAGAATAAAATGATGAGGTTAGATGATCCCCTTTCTgatatgaaaaatgaaattctacGAAAATTGTCAGAATTGGGAAAGAAGCTACCTCCAAACACGCTGGACCTACTAATTGATGAACTTGGGGGCCCAAATGAAGTGGCTGAGATGACCGGCCGAAAACATCGAATGGTTAAAGACAGCCTAGGAAACGTCAAATACGAGTCTCGTGCTAATGCTGAAGTAACAACAGATATGTGGAATGTCTGGGAACGGGAAAAGTTTCAAAATGGTGATAAAAACATTGCTATCATCAGTGAAGCTGCAAGTAGTGGTATCTCTTTGCACGCTGATAAGAGAGCTTTGAATACAAAAAGACGAGTTCACATCACCCTTGAACTTCCATGGAGTGCAGACAGAGCAACTCAGCAGTTAGGTCGAACTCATCGTTCGAATCAGATACATCCACCTGCGTATGTACTCCTCGTCTCTGACCTTGCAGGTGAGCGTCGATTTGCGTCTATTGTGGCCAAACGGCTGGCATGTCTTGGTGCACTCACTCACGCGGACCGAAAAGCAGGAGCGGCTAGAAATTTATCCCAGTTTAATATTTATGGCGATCACGGCAAATTAGCTCTAAACCTATTCATGAGAGCTATTGAGCATCAAGAAGAAGTGAGTGTCAAGATACCTGATAATTATAAGGGAAACTTTATGGAAGATGCCCGTGCAGCTCTTGTCTCTGTTGGAATGTTGCCTAATTTTAAAGACATTACAGCTAGAGCTAAAGATAAAATTGCAAGGTTTTTAAACCGACTGTTAGGTGTGAAAGTGTGTTTACAAAACGCaatgtttgaattttacatGGACATATTTGCAGATGTTGTGAATAAAGCAAAGGACACGAACAATTATGATTATGGTATCCTGGATCTAGGAGAAGTAAAAATACTTGAATCCAACTGGTTTGACTACAGACATGCCACAGGTCCATCAAAAGTTGTATTGTGCAAAGTTGAAGTTGAAAGAGGGAAAACATGGCAAATGGTGTCTAGGTACAAGATAGCAACTGACAATCACgaaggattttatttattgaatagacCTCGTCAAGGTTGTAGATATGGACCAGTTCTTGTAACCAGAAGTATCAAGAAAAAGCTGACCGGTGATGAATCCTTTGTTATCACTAGGCCTGTGAGAAGAacgaaactagaaaaaatatcGTTTGCTGATTTAAATCGAAAATATCGTCAGGTTCATGCCGATGAGGCAAAAGAACACTGGGAGACACACTACGAGCATTCCAAGGAAAATTGCTATCATATCTATTCGAAGGGTTATTGCAAAAAGAGCGATTGCATGGAAGGAAAGCTTCGATGTAACTTTTGGATTCTTAAAGGAGATATTATGACTGTTTGGCCAAAGTTAGAACCTATTACAGAAGCCTGGAAGAAAGTTCAAGTAGCTAGAATAAACATACAAACTCAAAAAGATATCGGAATCTTGGTTCCGACAAATGAAGTATCAATTATCATAGAGACGCTTAAGGAGGATGCACTGTCAACAGAAATTCAACTAGAATGA